A stretch of DNA from Triticum dicoccoides isolate Atlit2015 ecotype Zavitan chromosome 2A, WEW_v2.0, whole genome shotgun sequence:
GAGACGACGAGGCCGACACCCATGCGCTGGAGCTGCGTGAAGCCGCGCGGGTGGCCGGTGACGGAGCGGACGGCCGGGACGAGGAGGCGGTCGTACACGGGCACCCAGAAGATGACGCTGAGGGTGTCGAAGGTGGAGAGCGAGGCAGAGGGGATGGAGAAGTGCGCGCCCATGCGCTTGTCGAGGGTGTTTCCCTGGAACACGAACACGGTGTTCATCTGCCCGTACACCGCCGCGAAGACGATGCCGCTCGCCCAGATGGGCAGCAGCCGCACCACGCTCTTGAGCTCCTCCACCTGCGTCACCGTGCACAGCCTCCACGCCGATGGCGCCGTCGCCGTCCTGTCCGCCGCCGTCTCCACGGCCGCCTTGTCGAGGAACCTGAACTGCTCGGTGTGCTCCAGCTTGCGGCTCCCCTCGATGCCGGACCCCCTGTCCGTCGTCTCGTGCAGCGCCGACCCGTCGACGGGGACGCTCAGCTTGCGCGTGGCCGCGACGAGCACCTGCGCGATGCGGGTGAGCGGGCTGCCGCCGGGGCGCTGGTGGCGGTAGAGCGGCGTGCCGACGAAGAAGCTGCCGACGGCGATGGCCATGACGACGGCGGGGATGCCGAAGCCCCAGCCCCAGCCGTAGCGCACCTGCACGTTCACCAGCACGGACGACGCCACCAGCGCGCCGATGTTGATGGACAAGTAGAACCAGTTGAAGAAGGAGCTCTTGCTCCGCCGCTCGCTCTCGTCGTGCTCGTCGAACTGGTCGGCTCCGAACGAGGACACGCAGGGCTTGATCCCGCCCGTGCCCAGGGCAACGAGGTACAGACCCACGAACACCGCCGCCGTCTGCCCCGCCGTCGGGTCGCACACCCCCTTGGCCGCGCACGTCGGCACCAGCCCTTTCACCGACGCCGCAACCGTCAGGAGGCCCAGGCCGATGACGTAGATGATCACGAAGGAGGCGATGGTCCAGAAGCGGCCGAGGTAGGcgtcggcgaggaaggcgccgatgAGGGGGGCGGCGTAGCAGGTCCCCGTCCAGTTGCTGACGGTGTTGGCGGCGTCGCTCTTGTTCATGCCCATGTTGTCCAGCATGAAGTTGCTCAGGTTGGCGCTCATGCCGTAGTACGCCAGCCGCTCGCAGCATTCGTTAGCTGCAATTCATGGATCAACGCCATGGCTGGCTAAAAGAGCAGGGCAACAACGGAGTCGTCGTTTGTATGCACGTACGTACCGAGGATGTAGGGGCAGGCGCGCCAGGTGCCGGTGCTGCTCTTGACGGCCTGGTTGCCCTTGATGTCCACGGTGCCATCTTGGGTGTAGATGGTGTCCGCGCCAACCTCCCCCATTTCCACCTGCTACTTTTTGCTGCTCAGACCTCAGAGGAGCAACTTTTGTAATGGGCAAGACAAACAGGATGGTTTGAAATTTTGAATGGCATCGAAGGTTTATATATCCAGATCAAATGAGAAAGTACAAAAGAGATGAAATCAGCCAGTCCAAACCTCTTCACATGCTGACAAATGAAATTTGTTGGAATTAACCACGACTGTGTGTCCGTACCGGTAACAGTCACCAAGTAGCTAGCTTTTATCGATCCGCCGGCGGAAACTCTCACGCGAAAAGCACATGTACGCGTACCACCAGAGAGGATTTTTTAGGGGAGCCAGTTGTGTATGCTGCATGATAGACGCTAGGACATGCATGTTGTATTCGGCCAGTCAACAAAATCCATACGCGCTGTATATATGCAAATCGATGTCGACTACGTTTGTCTATTTGTGAACATCTACTATCA
This window harbors:
- the LOC119351843 gene encoding protein NRT1/ PTR FAMILY 8.2-like — encoded protein: MGEVGADTIYTQDGTVDIKGNQAVKSSTGTWRACPYILANECCERLAYYGMSANLSNFMLDNMGMNKSDAANTVSNWTGTCYAAPLIGAFLADAYLGRFWTIASFVIIYVIGLGLLTVAASVKGLVPTCAAKGVCDPTAGQTAAVFVGLYLVALGTGGIKPCVSSFGADQFDEHDESERRSKSSFFNWFYLSINIGALVASSVLVNVQVRYGWGWGFGIPAVVMAIAVGSFFVGTPLYRHQRPGGSPLTRIAQVLVAATRKLSVPVDGSALHETTDRGSGIEGSRKLEHTEQFRFLDKAAVETAADRTATAPSAWRLCTVTQVEELKSVVRLLPIWASGIVFAAVYGQMNTVFVFQGNTLDKRMGAHFSIPSASLSTFDTLSVIFWVPVYDRLLVPAVRSVTGHPRGFTQLQRMGVGLVVSIFSMVAAGVLEVFRLRAVARLGLYGEDDIVPISIFWQVPQYFIVGAAEVFVFVGQLDFFYDQAPDAMRSMCMALSLTAVALGSYVSTLLVTVVKKVTTRGGGQGWIPDKNLNVGHLDYFFWLMTVLSVVNFVVYLPIANWYAYKRTAEAGDNPEANEGGDDDQ